The Stieleria maiorica genome includes the window ACCTTGCCAGGGCAAGCCTGAACGCTCGCTCGACTTGCTGTGACACATCAGCACCGGCTGCACATTCAATTCGCCGGGCGAAGTATCGCGCTTGTCGAAGCATGAAATCGTTGTTGTAAAGCGCCAGTGATTGAAGCGGCGTTGTGGTCGTGATCCGCTTGGGCGTCATGTTGGCCGGGTCCGGGCAATCCAAGGTCGTCAGAAACCGGTCCGGTGTCGTTCGCACGATGAAGCGATAGATGCTGCGACGCCACAGCGACGCATCGTCGGCGGGCTTGTAGGTGTAGATCGGGGCGTAGGCGTCTTGATAGTCAAAGTCTTCGAATCCCGGGCCGCCGCGACGAAGGTTCAAGTTTCCGCTGGCGAACAAGACCGCATCGCGAATCAGCTCCGCCTCCAGCCGTCTGGGATTCTGTCGCCACAACAGCCGATTGTCGGTATCGATTCGCAGCGCCGCCGCGTGCCCTTCGCTGACCGGTTTGCTTACCCGGCTGGATTGTCGATACGTCCGACTGGTCACGATCAATCGGTGCATCGCCTTGAGCGACCAATCCCGACGGACCAGTTCCTCGGCCAGCCAATCCAGCAATTCGGGATGCGAGGGGCGAGAGCCTCCGAAGCCGAAGTCGCTGGGCGTGTCGACCAGGCCATCACCGAAATGCCAGTGCCAAAGTCGATTGACGATCACCCGCCGAGTCAGCGGGTTGTGAGGGTTGGTGATCCACCGCGCCAGTGCGGCGCGCCGCTGGCCGTCATCGGTTTTGGCCGTGCCCAGTTTCGGATCCAGCATCGCCAAGGCGGACACGGCGGCCGGAGCCAGAGCATCACCGCTGGGAGATTCCGGATCGCCGCGCGACAGCAATCGCACCTCCGGCATCTCCCCAGCGGCAATGACGCCGTAAAAACGCGGCGGCGGCCCTAGGGTGTCAAGTTCCGCCGTCACCGCCTTGCGTGCCGAATGGAGCGTCGCGATCTGTCGCGCCAACTGATCGTCGCGCTCGGGCGGGGTTTGCAAACGGATCCGCGGGTCGCCGAACCCGATTTGGTCGTGGCTGAACCCGTTGCCGCCGTCGGTGGCGACCAGCGTCAAAAAACGCACCGACCGATCAAGTTTCAAATCGATTTCTTGCAGCCCGTCGTCACGTCCGAGGTTTCGAAATTCCGCCAGCTTCTGACCGTCGGCAAAGACCCAGGCGTCGGCGTGATGGGAACCCGCTGCGCCGAAGTACCCCAACCGCGCGGTAAACCGAAGCGGGGCAGACGCTGCTTGCCCAGGCGTGTCGTTCGCACCCGACAAACGTCTGCGGATCGCGGCGACGTCAAACGTGATCCCTGCGTTGGCGTGCAATCCCAACAGGCTGCGTCCGTCCTGGGTAAAGTCGATTCCGTCCAGGGCCGGTGAATGTTGGCTGGCGACCGGACCGTTGCGGATCATGTCCCACGCGTTGCCCGATGTGCCGGGCAAGCCGCGGATCGTCACGCCGGTCGAACTGACCGGGATCTCCGCGCGTCCCCCGTCGCCATCGGGGATGAATACGCCATCGACGAATTCAAATTCCGATTCGGAAAACCGGTTGGTCACGACGTTGCCGAGTTTTCCGAAGTCGCGCGTCTGAACCTTTGCCGTGCGGGGATCGATGCCTTGGCGAAACACGCCGGTCATCGATCCATTGCCGCCTCCGACGATGTCTGCCAGATCGATCCCGTCGCCTTCCAGGCGTCGGAGCTGAAAATCGATCTCGTTACGACGCGCGATCATTCGTTGTTTCTGCGTTTCATATTCCTGTAGCGACGATTCGCTGACCAGGCGCT containing:
- a CDS encoding DUF1553 domain-containing protein translates to MSLPPSPAVLSVVLMLAICCPLQAADSSVDFASQIAPILQQHCVRCHSPENNEGGISLETIDDLRSGDYVIPGDPETSGLLELVTPQDDSPAAMPKDAAPLGAGDVALLGRWIAQGATWPGDVVVRERSMADASWWAFQPIDVPHESSPKTPSTIDGFIRAKLAEHELRMSPPADRRTLIRRVSFDLVGLPPTPEEVDAFVNDPDPQAYEKLVDRLLASPHYGERYARHWLDLAHYADTHGFERDMRRDTAWRYRDYVIESFNDDKPYDRFLQEQIAGDVLWPDHDPSVIATGFLSAGPWDYVGHVETKSAQLRRSARALDLDDMSTQVMATTMALTVNCARCHDHKLDPISQREYYQLQSVFAGLQREERLVSESSLQEYETQKQRMIARRNEIDFQLRRLEGDGIDLADIVGGGNGSMTGVFRQGIDPRTAKVQTRDFGKLGNVVTNRFSESEFEFVDGVFIPDGDGGRAEIPVSSTGVTIRGLPGTSGNAWDMIRNGPVASQHSPALDGIDFTQDGRSLLGLHANAGITFDVAAIRRRLSGANDTPGQAASAPLRFTARLGYFGAAGSHHADAWVFADGQKLAEFRNLGRDDGLQEIDLKLDRSVRFLTLVATDGGNGFSHDQIGFGDPRIRLQTPPERDDQLARQIATLHSARKAVTAELDTLGPPPRFYGVIAAGEMPEVRLLSRGDPESPSGDALAPAAVSALAMLDPKLGTAKTDDGQRRAALARWITNPHNPLTRRVIVNRLWHWHFGDGLVDTPSDFGFGGSRPSHPELLDWLAEELVRRDWSLKAMHRLIVTSRTYRQSSRVSKPVSEGHAAALRIDTDNRLLWRQNPRRLEAELIRDAVLFASGNLNLRRGGPGFEDFDYQDAYAPIYTYKPADDASLWRRSIYRFIVRTTPDRFLTTLDCPDPANMTPKRITTTTPLQSLALYNNDFMLRQARYFARRIECAAGADVSQQVERAFRLALARSPSSREADLAGEFVRRESLFALCRSLFNLNEFVYVD